A segment of the Microbacterium luteolum genome:
CGAACACGAAGACTCCACGAGCGCGGCCATCAGGACCGTCCCACTCGACCGCCATGCGATGGGCGGCGTTCTCAGAGCGAAGGCCCCACCGTCGCAGAGACCATAGAGGACGGATCGATTCCAGCCCGAGGACGCAGATGCCGGCGATCGCCGATCCGTCGATGACCTGCGGGCGGAAGCCATCCGGCAGCAGCGCGGCAGCCACCGCGGGATCGAGGCGATAACTGATGAGAAGCCGCCTGCGGAGCTGTGCTCGGACGCCACGGATGATCGTCATTTCGCGAATTTAGCATTATAGCTAAATTACTACAAGCATCGCCGCTCAGGTCGGGACGTCGACGCGACCTGCGGCGCTCTGCTCCGCGGGCTCGGGCACCAAATACAGGCCGCTCGGCGCGTTCGCGGTGAAGGCGAGAGCCTCGATCCACTCCCGGTTGATCGCCGGCTGCCGGCTGCCGCTGTACTTGAAGACGAGGGAGCTCCGCGCGTGCACCCAGACAGTCGTGCGCCCGCCGCCGACGCTCAGGTCTTCGCGCCAGGTGAAGTTGAACGGCTCCGCTCGTCGGAGTTTGGCGGTCATGACCAGCTGAAGGTGGGTCAGTGCGCGGTCCTCGATCTCGGTCTTGACGCTGCCCTCGTAGATGAATCGCCCCATCGTGCGTATCGGCTCCTGCTTCGTAGGCTTACACCGTAAGTGTGATGACAGTGTAAGCCTACTGCGAGAGTTCCCCGCTGAGACGATCGAGCAGGCTCTCGAGCGAGGCCTCGAACTCCTCGTCGCTGCGGTCCTCGCTCAGCAGGGGTCGCAGCCGCACGATCTGTGCGTCATCGTCCACGTCCTCCTGCCCGTCGCCCTCCGGGACGTCGGCGCCGCCCTCGTCGAGCGGCTCATCGAGCGGACTGATCTCGGCGCCCCGCACAGCGGCCTCGAGCAGCAGCTGACCGAGGAGGAAGCTGCTGAAGGACCGATAGGTGTCGACGGCCTGCTGGTCGGAGAACCCCTGGTCGATCAGCGTGCTCAGGAACAGCTCGACCACCTCGACGCTGCGCAGCGGTGGCCGCAGCCACGGTGCCGCCGGGTGGCGCGTGGCGATGAGGGGGAACGCCCTCGGATGATCGATCGCGATCTGCCGCACCCGATGCGCCACCGTCTGCAGGAAGCCCTGCCAGTGGTCGTTCAGCTCGTCATCGAGGCTCGCCGTGAGGTCGTCCATCAACAGGGCGACGACGCCCTCCAGCAGATCCTCTCGGCCGTGCACGTATCGGTACAGGGACATCGCCTCGACGCCCAGCTCCTGCGCCAGTGAGCGCATCGACAGGATCGACGCCCCGTCGCGGTCGATCTGCGCGAGAGCCGTCGTGACGATCAGATCCCGGTTGAGACGCCCGGCCGACGATCGCCGCTTCGTGTCCTGTGAACGTTCCGGCATGCGCCAACGCTACTCGCCTGGGCGCTCCTGGCGCTGTCTACCAGCAGTTCCGCGCCCCGGCAAGGGGCGCGGGATTCGGCCGTCGATGCCGTAGAACAGCCTCATGCAGTTGATCATGTACGGCGGCGAAGAGTTCCTCACAGGCGATGAGATCGCCGATGCCCTGCTGGCCTACGGCCGCGCGCTGGGCGACGAAGAACGTGCGGAGATCATCGAGATCCCGGTTCGCGAGGACGACGGATCCGTCGTCTCGGCGAAGTTCCTGATCGGCCCGGCGAGTCAGATCGTGTCGAAGACCGTCCACGATCGGGGGCCGGAACTGCAGGACGACGCGCTGGTGGGTCGTCTGAAGGATCTCACGCGGGGCGTGGAGTCTCCGACGGGCCCGCTGCTGGAGATCTCCGGCGAGAACGCGTACGACGCCGACTGACTGTTCGTCCCCGAGGTCGCGACGGTCCTCCCGCGATACTCTCGGCGCATGGCAGAGTTCGAAGAGCACTACGACGTCGCCGTGATCGGAGCGGGGCCGGCCGGCACGGCCGCGGCGCTGCGGGCATCCGAGCTGGGAGCGAGCGTCGTCGTGCTGGAGGCCGGGCGCACCGGTGGGACTTGCGTGAACACGGGCTGCGTGCCCACCCGCGTGCTGGCCAAGACCGCGCGTCTCATCCGCGAGTCACGCCATGCCGACGACTACGGCGTGCGCGCCGGCGCTCCCGAGATCGACTGGGCCACCACGGTGGAGCGGGTCCACGAACGCGTCGACCGGGTGCGTTCGATCAAGCGGGAGGCGGAGCGCTTCGCCGCGGCCGGAGTCGACCTGATCCACGAAGGTCGTGCACGCTTCGCCGACGATCACACCCTCGTGCTCGACAGCGGTCGTCGCCTCACCGCCGGCTCGATCCTCATCTGCGTCGGCGGACACTCGAAACGGCTGCCGGTTCCGGGCGCCGAGCTCGCCACCGTGCCGGAAGACGTCCTGTCGCTCCCGACTCTGCCGCGCCGGGTCGCGGTGATCGGCGCGGGCAATACGGGCGCGCAGCTCGTCACGGTCTTCTCGTCCTTCGGCTCCGAGGTGACCCTCCTCGATGTGGCTCCGCGGGTGCTGATGGCCTCGGATGCCGCGATCGCCGCGACCGTCAGCGCCGCGTTCGCCGAGCAGGGCGTTGACGTGCGCACCGGGATCGAGACGGTCGCGGGTCTGGAGCGAACGGACGACGGCGCCATCCGGCTCACGTGGCGAGAGGCGGGGGAGCAGAGTGCGTCGACCTTCGACGCGGTCATCATGGCGACGGGATGGCCCGCCGACGTCGAGGATCTCGGCCTCGAGAACGCCGGCATCGCGATCGAACGATCCTCGATCCCCGCCGACCGCTACTTCCGCACCGTCGTGCCGCACATCTTCGCGGTCGGCGACGCGAACGGACGCGACATGCTCGTACAGGCAGCCCAGTTCGAGGGCGAGGCCGCAGCGGAGAACGCGGTGCTGGGCGCGAACCGGCGCACGCCGCACCACCTGCTGCCGGCCGGCGGATTCACCGACCCGGATTACGCCGGAGTCGGGCTCACCGAGGAGCAGGCGAGAGAGCGCGACACCGATTGCGTCGTCGTCACGGTTCCCTACGCGAACCTGGAGCGCGCGGTGATCGACGACCGTGAGGTCGGCTTCCTGAAGCTCATCGCCGATCGACGTCGCCAGCTCATCCTCGGCGCCCACGCGGTCGGAGAGAACGCGATCGAGGTCATCCAGTCGGTCACCACGGCGATGGCGGCCGGCGTCGACGTGTCGACGCTCGCCGGCGTCCGGTTCGCGTATCCGACGTACAGCGCGATCATCGGACTGGCCGCGCGCGCGGTGCTCGCCGAGCGGGATCCTCGTTCCGCCACGACGTCATGACGCAGGGGCGAGCTCGATCGGAACCTGAAGCTCCGTGACCCAGCCGTCGCCCGGGACATGGCCGGGGGCCTCGAGGTAGACCTCCCGGCACGGACCGATCATCGAGTACCCGTCCGCGACGATCCGCGTCATGAGCGCGCCCCACGACTCGTGGATGCTCGTCATGTCGCCGCGATGGCGGAGCCGTGCCATCATCGGAGCGGCCGGGAGTCGCACGACTTCGTACCCGTTGCCCGGCACCGGCACCGGTTCCGCGGTGTAGGAGATATGCACATCGATGTCATCCGACTCTTCGCGGGGGACGTACCAGAAGATACCCGGTTCGATCAGCGGGCGGCCGGCGGCCTCGAGAGCGTCGTCCAGCCGCGGGATCAGGTCCCCGATGACCTGGCCGACGGCCTCGGACCCGCCGCCGACAGCCACGGCCTCGGTGGCATAGACGGTGACCGCTTCGGACGCGGCGTACTCGACGGCGTCCGTGGGTTCCCGTCCCGTCTCGCTGAGCTGTCGGTCGAGTCGCTGCAGCCGCGCCGCGTCGGCGTCGAGGGAGGCCACAAGCTCCGCGCGACGCTCCCGCAGGACCGCGCGCAGTGATCGCTCCGGATCATCCGACGCCAGGACGCGGCCGATGGCCGGCAGGCCGATCCCGAGGTCCCGCAGGGTCGCTATGCGGTAGAGGTCGGGCAGCTGCCGGGCCGCGTACTGCCGGCGTCCTGTCTGGTCGTCGGTGTGGGCAGGTGTCAGCAGTCCGATGGCGTCATAGTGGCGCAGCATCCGCGGACTGATGCGTCCGAATGCGGCGAACTCTCCGATGGTGTACATGATTGGCCAGTCTTCCTCTTGACACTGTGTGAGGAGCAAGTCTCACTTCCGCGCGCGGATCATTCGTGCTCCGGCAGCAGCGGCGTGGACCAGCCCGGATCACGACCGAGTTGCGCGGCGCGGGCGACCGACGCCGCGCCGTAGCGATCGCGGACCGCGTCGATCACCGTGTCGAGGCGCTCCCCGTCGTCGCTGAATCCGAGCTCGTCGAGGGGAAGCTCCGGCTGCACCCTGTCGGCATGGTCGAGCTGCGAGAGGGAGATGCCGATGAGGGTGATGCCGCGCTCGGCGATCTCGGGCCGCGCCGCGACGAGCAGCATCCGGGCAACGGTGAGCAGTCTGGCACTGCGGTCGGTCGGGGCGCCGAGTGAGCGCGATCGGGTCGCCTTCGCGAAGTCGCCGAAGCGCAGGCGCAGCACGACGGTGCGGCACACGCGGTCGCCGTCGCGGAGGCGCCGGCCGAGTCGATCGACGATCTGCGTGAGGATGAGGTCGAGCTCCTCGGCCGATCGCGGGCGGCTGCCGAGGGCGCGCTGCGAGCCGATGGAGCCGCGGCGCCGCGTCGTGTCGACGGGGCGCGGATCTCGCAGCCGCGCCAGCGCGTGCACGTGGGCACCGGTCGCCTTGCCGAGAAGCCGCTGGGCCGCGGACGCCTCGAGCTCCGCGAGCTGACCGACGGTGCGGATGCCGAGCCTGTGCAGCTTCTCGGCCGTCACGGCGCCGACGCCCCACAGTCGCTCGACCGGCAGGGGGAGCAGGAACTCCTCCTCGTGGTCGGGCTCGACCACGAGGAGGCCGTCGGGTTTGCTGACGGCGCTGGCGACCTTCGCCAGGAACTTGGTCCTCGCGACACCGACGGAGATGGCCAGACCGACCTCGGTGCGCACGCGCTCCCGCAGCCGCATCGCGATCTGCTCGGGTGCGCCCGCGATGCGCCGGAGTCCGCCGACCTCGAGGAACGCCTCGTCGATGGAGAGCCCCTCGACCAGCGGGGTCGTGTCGCGGAAGATCGCGAACACGTCTCTGCTCGCCGCGGAGTACGCGTCCATCCTCGGCGGGACGACGACGGCATCCGGGCGCAGAGCCGAAGCGCCTGCCGGCCGCCCATCGCGGTGCGCACGCCGCGGGCCTTGGCCTCGTAGCTCGCGGCCAGGACGACTCCGCCCCCGACGATCACCGGCTTCCCGCGCAGCGCCGGTGCGTCCCGTTGCTCGACCGAGGCGTAGAAGGCGTCGAGATCGGCATGCAGCACGGTGGCTTCGTCCCGCATCGCGTCTCCTGTCGACGGGAAGATCGTCGCATGCACCGGGGACATCGGATCTTCCGCTCCGTGCACGATCGTTGCTCCAGGTCGATAGTTGCGCTTACGCAACCAAAAGGGGTATAGTTGACCCTTGTCAACTTTCAACACAGGAGCATTCACCCCGTGACTAACGCCTCACCTTCCTCCGCGACCGAGGCCGTGCGCTCACCGCGCGAGGTCTTCACCGCGATCTCCGGCCTCGTCGTCGGCATGTTCGTCGCCGTGCTCTCGGGCACCGTGGTGTCGACTTCGATGCCGGTCATCATCGCCGACCTCGGCGGCACGCAGTCCCAGTACACCTGGGTCATCACCGCGAGCCTGCTGGCGACCGCCGTCTCGACGCCCATCTGGGGCAAGCTCGCCGACCTGGTCGACCGCAAGATCCTCGTCCAGATCTCCCTGATCCTCTTCACCGTCGGCACCGTGATCGCCGGCTTCTCGACCGACACGAACATGCTGATCGCCGTGCGCGTCGTCCAGGGCATCGGCGTCGGCGGCCTGATGTCGCTGGTCATGATCGCCGTCGCGCTCATCATCTCCCCGCGCGAACGCGGCAAGTACATGGGCGTCGTCGGCGGCATCATGGCCCTCGGCACCATCGGTGGCCCGCTGCTCGGCGGCCTCCTCACCGATGTCTGGGGCTGGCGCTCCAACTTCTTCGTCGGCGTGCCGTTCGCGATCCTCGCCCTCGTGCTGCTGCAGTTCACGCTGCACCTGCCGAAGCCCCAGCGCGACACCAAGGTCTCGATCGACTACTTCGGTATCGTCCTCCTCGCCGTCGGCGTCTCCACCCTCCTCATCTGGGTGTCGATGGGCGGCAGCCAGTTCGACTGGGACTCCTCGACGAGCATCATGCTCGCCGTGACCGCCGGCGTCGCGATCGCCGCGTTCATCACGGTCGAGTTCTTCGTCAAGGAGCCGATCGTGCCGATGTCGCTCTTCCGCAACC
Coding sequences within it:
- a CDS encoding ATP-dependent DNA ligase translates to MGRFIYEGSVKTEIEDRALTHLQLVMTAKLRRAEPFNFTWREDLSVGGGRTTVWVHARSSLVFKYSGSRQPAINREWIEALAFTANAPSGLYLVPEPAEQSAAGRVDVPT
- a CDS encoding TetR/AcrR family transcriptional regulator C-terminal domain-containing protein, coding for MPERSQDTKRRSSAGRLNRDLIVTTALAQIDRDGASILSMRSLAQELGVEAMSLYRYVHGREDLLEGVVALLMDDLTASLDDELNDHWQGFLQTVAHRVRQIAIDHPRAFPLIATRHPAAPWLRPPLRSVEVVELFLSTLIDQGFSDQQAVDTYRSFSSFLLGQLLLEAAVRGAEISPLDEPLDEGGADVPEGDGQEDVDDDAQIVRLRPLLSEDRSDEEFEASLESLLDRLSGELSQ
- a CDS encoding dihydrolipoyl dehydrogenase family protein → MAEFEEHYDVAVIGAGPAGTAAALRASELGASVVVLEAGRTGGTCVNTGCVPTRVLAKTARLIRESRHADDYGVRAGAPEIDWATTVERVHERVDRVRSIKREAERFAAAGVDLIHEGRARFADDHTLVLDSGRRLTAGSILICVGGHSKRLPVPGAELATVPEDVLSLPTLPRRVAVIGAGNTGAQLVTVFSSFGSEVTLLDVAPRVLMASDAAIAATVSAAFAEQGVDVRTGIETVAGLERTDDGAIRLTWREAGEQSASTFDAVIMATGWPADVEDLGLENAGIAIERSSIPADRYFRTVVPHIFAVGDANGRDMLVQAAQFEGEAAAENAVLGANRRTPHHLLPAGGFTDPDYAGVGLTEEQARERDTDCVVVTVPYANLERAVIDDREVGFLKLIADRRRQLILGAHAVGENAIEVIQSVTTAMAAGVDVSTLAGVRFAYPTYSAIIGLAARAVLAERDPRSATTS
- a CDS encoding MerR family transcriptional regulator, which encodes MYTIGEFAAFGRISPRMLRHYDAIGLLTPAHTDDQTGRRQYAARQLPDLYRIATLRDLGIGLPAIGRVLASDDPERSLRAVLRERRAELVASLDADAARLQRLDRQLSETGREPTDAVEYAASEAVTVYATEAVAVGGGSEAVGQVIGDLIPRLDDALEAAGRPLIEPGIFWYVPREESDDIDVHISYTAEPVPVPGNGYEVVRLPAAPMMARLRHRGDMTSIHESWGALMTRIVADGYSMIGPCREVYLEAPGHVPGDGWVTELQVPIELAPAS